One window of Bactrocera tryoni isolate S06 chromosome 2, CSIRO_BtryS06_freeze2, whole genome shotgun sequence genomic DNA carries:
- the LOC120768972 gene encoding putative gustatory receptor 22d, whose product MLLGLLPFKYNKEKRTFRSSGVALSYSVVINTLLFAWVVKNWPDMSNYELFAKPLLYIVENVVSYLNCVGIILIFCSTWSGRKRLLRLFNEIVTVRQLCDSKAFLRDFDASMMEKRIILKFCSMFLQNLLFFSSSFYWSNKMDASYFLVSMLTIILFNEILLISNQFYHNTLSINHSILAVNHRLRCLNTRKQLLAAGEINEIFGIYIRLIRLITHTTKAYEKQLLVIISVRLSVIVQCLFSACMHFGGRGLQMNELELLYFLLIIMLTSLDYWLIMAVCESVWRAQQQTKVELKHFNTFRTLSVDLARDLNTFSIFCSIHKFRFPLCGLFEIHFATARNLCTSVVTALIWLVQYDFATSM is encoded by the exons aTGCTCCTCGGCCTATTGCCATTCAAGTATAACAAGGAAAAAAGGACTTTTCGGTCTTCGGGCGTGGCGCTCAGCTACAGTGTCGTGATTAATACGCTGCTCTTTGCTTGGGTCGTCAAAAACTGGCCGGATATGTCAAACTATGAGCTTTTTGCCAAGCCATTGCTTTATATCGTGGAAAATGTCGTCAGTTATCTGAATTGCGTTGGCATAATTCTAATCTTTTGCAGTACCTGGTCTGGTAGAAAACGTTTGTTGCGGCTGTTCAATGAAATTGTCACTGTTAGACAGCTATGTGATTCGAAAGCCTTTTTGCGCGATTTTGACGCCAGCATGATGGAGAAACGCATTATACTGAAGTTTTGCTCAATGTTTTTGCAAAACCTCTTATTtttcagctcatcgttctattgGAGCAACAAAATGGATGCGAGCTACTTTTTGGTGTCAATGTTGACAATCATATTGTTCAATGAGATATTATTGATATCGAATCAGTTCTATCACAATACGCTCTCCATCAATCACTCCATACTGGCTGTAAATCATCGCCTGCGTTGTTTAAATACCAGAAAGCAGTTGTTGGCTGCTGGTGAGATTAATGAGATTTTCGGCATATATATACGTTTGATACGCTTAATAACGCACACAACGAAAGCATACGAAAAACAGTTACTGGTCATAATCTCGGTGCGTTTGAGCGTTATTGTGCAGTGTCTTTTCTCCGCATGCATGCACTTCGGCGGTAGAGGCTTGCAGATGAATGAACTGGAACTGCTATATTTCTTGCTTATTATAATGCTAACCTCCTTGGACTATTGGCTCATAATGGCTGTTTGCGAATCGGTGTGGCGCGCTCAGCAACAGACGAAAGTCGAGCTGAAACATTTTAACACTTTTCGTACTTTGAGCGTTGATCTGGCGAGAGAT CTcaacactttttcaatattttgctcGATACACAAGTTTCGCTTTCCGTTATGTGGCTTGTTCGAGATACATTTTGCTACTGCACGCAATCTATGCACTTCAGTGGTGACAGCGCTGATCTGGTTGGTTCAATATGATTTCGCCACAAGTATGTGA
- the LOC120767669 gene encoding uncharacterized protein LOC120767669 has protein sequence MIFLLPIFTDFDDAFGAGDPLAELLNRLTIYISFGAILTTWWINWTSRQRLQQLFNEFASIEIDYLYRYKHFTDECATFDYYVFWKVFATLLQNLSFFYSIGVADNPGWLFIIFMCLLALLTNVIFHVSSHFFLAVLFTYRFNWVLNRRLASMAGNEVSSSRLRVLSIEIDNIACIYTRLIRLCAHYTRIHQYQLLLLFGSMTLCNIEVLFYVRLLWSGKVSELNARNVFAILQIVVVNILDFWLTITICEQALVTSQKTVEILRGFNENPKYLLDVERSLEGFGVICSNTSSSFYWSNKMDASYFLVSMLTIILFNEILLISNQFYHNTLSINHSILAVNHRLRCLNTRKQLLAAGEINEIFGIYIRLIRLITHTTKAYEKQLLVIISVRLSVIVQCLFSACMHFGGRGLQMNELELLYFLLIIMLTSLDYWLIMAVCESVWRAQQQTKVELKHFNTFRTLSVDLARDLNTFSIFCSIHKFRFPLCGLFEIHFATARNLCTSVVTALICPAECGCSAMSSRWRIGIARFFYNSTIWFSIAFGILPFRYDSKLQRIYTSKYSFVYSICLNVVIGFVAFAAWPTDDLLELDLQQHNKLMGLLIRAIVVSHIYTLITIIVINWREYKSVLHIFNEFAAIERTYLAKHADLARSCSTFDACIIWKGVATLLQNISFIFVIFEKKSTLSMRAVIVLGFALTMGNVIFLVVLQFYNFIVTTYRCMWILQQRLKYLANQSTMTTPFRNVSCEVYEITGIYLRLMKLCKSFGSVYGQQLLTSNCAIMCTNVQSLYYLRNIWSDKVSDLTAWDIFYTLQAVLINVFDFWLTIAACELALGMARDIAQLLRTFNDFEKLDVEFEKSLEILAAVCRNNTPKFRLCGLVDLNHLAGLKALLTMILYLIYLVQFSYNDF, from the exons ATGATATTTCTTTTGCCGATATTTACCGACTTTGATGATGCTTTCGGAGCTGGCGATCCACTCGCCGAACTGTTAAATCGCCTAACTATATATATCAGTTTCGGTGCCATACTAACAACATGGTGGATTAATTGGACCAGCCGTCAGCGGCTGCAGCAGTTATTCAATGAGTTCGCTAGTATTGAAATCGATTATTTATATCGTTATAAACATTTTACCGATGAATGTGCGACTTTCGATTATTATGTGTTTTGGAAGGTTTTCGCGACCCTTTTACAAAACTTATCGTTCTTCTATAGCATCGGCGTAGCTGATAATCCCGGCTGGTTATTCATTATATTCATGTGTCTACTGGCCTTGCTTACAAATGTAATTTTCCACGTATCAAGCCACTTCTTTCTGGCCGTTTTGTTTACTTATCGCTTTAATTGGGTCTTGAATCGGCGTTTGGCAAGTATGGCCGGCAACGAAGTGTCGTCAAGTCGGCTGCGGGTTTTGAGCATAGAAATCGATAACATTGCTTGCATCTATACGCGTTTGATTCGGCTGTGCGCGCACTATACACGCATACATCAATACCAATTGTTGCTCTTGTTCGGCTCGATGACCCTTTGCAATATCGAAGTGCTGTTCTACGTGCGCCTGCTTTGGAGCGGCAAAGTGAGCGAGTTGAATGCCCGCAATGTTTTTGCGATATTGCAAATagttgttgtaaatatattggACTTTTGGCTGACAATAACAATATGTGAGCAGGCGTTGGTGACGTCGCAGAAAACGGTGGAAATACTACGTGGCTTCAATGAGAACCCCAAATATTTGTTAGATGTGGAACGGAGC TTGGAAGGCTTTGGCGTCATTTGTAGCAACACCAG ctcatcgttctattgGAGCAACAAAATGGATGCGAGCTACTTTTTGGTGTCAATGTTGACAATCATATTGTTCAATGAGATATTATTGATATCGAATCAGTTCTATCACAATACGCTCTCCATCAATCACTCCATACTGGCTGTAAATCATCGCCTGCGTTGTTTAAATACCAGAAAGCAGTTGTTGGCTGCTGGTGAGATTAATGAGATTTTCGGCATATATATACGTTTGATACGCTTAATAACGCACACAACGAAAGCATACGAAAAACAGTTACTGGTCATAATCTCGGTGCGTTTGAGCGTTATTGTGCAGTGTCTTTTCTCCGCATGCATGCACTTCGGCGGTAGAGGCTTGCAGATGAATGAACTGGAACTGCTATATTTCTTGCTTATTATAATGCTAACCTCCTTGGACTATTGGCTCATAATGGCTGTTTGCGAATCGGTGTGGCGCGCTCAGCAACAGACGAAAGTCGAGCTGAAACATTTTAACACTTTTCGTACTTTGAGCGTTGATCTGGCGAGAGAT CTcaacactttttcaatattttgctcGATACACAAGTTTCGCTTTCCGTTATGTGGCTTGTTCGAGATACATTTTGCTACTGCACGCAATCTATGCACTTCAGTGGTGACAGCGCTGATCTG TCCGGCTGAATGTGGGTGCAGCGCCATGAGCTCGCGTTGGCGTATCGGTATCGCGCGATTTTTCTACAACTCGACAATTTGGTTTTCCATCGCTTTCGGCATATTACCGTTTCGTTATGATTCAAAACTACAAAGGATCTACACTTCCAAATACAGCTTCGTCTATAGCATCTGCCTTAACGTGGTAATAGGGTTTGTGGCGTTTGCGGCTTGGCCAACCGACGATTTGCTGGAATTGGACTTACAGCAACACAATAAACTAATGGGCTTACTAATCAGAGCCATAGTCGTGTCGCATATATATACGTTGATTACGATTATTGTGATAAATTGGCGCGAATACAAATCGGTGTTACACATTTTCAACGAATTCGCCGCCATCGAGCGGACTTATCTCGCCAAGCATGCCGATTTGGCGCGCAGCTGCAGCACCTTCGATGCCTGCATCATTTGGAAGGGTGTAGCAACGCTACTGCAAAACATCTCCTTCATCTttgtgatttttgaaaaaaaatcgacgTTGAGCATGCGTGCAGTGATTGTACTTGGCTTTGCATTAACAATGGGCAATGTGATTTTTCTTGTCGTGCtccaattttataatttcatcgTTACCACTTACCGTTGTATGTGGATACTGCAACAGCGTCTAAAATATCTGGCCAACCAAAGCACTATGACGACACCATTTCGCAACGTCTCCTGTGAGGTGTATGAAATAACGGGCATCTACTTGCGTTTGATGAAGTTGTGCAAGAGCTTTGGCAGCGTTTATGGCCAGCAGTTGTTGACCAGCAACTGCGCTATAATGTGTACGAACGTACAGTCGTTATATTATTTGCGCAACATTTGGAGCGACAAAGTTAGCGATTTGACCGCTTGGGATATATTTTATACGTTACAGGCGGTGCTGATAAACGTTTTCGACTTTTGGCTCACTATTGCGGCATGCGAATTGGCCTTGGGCATGGCGCGAGATATAGCGCAGCTCCTGCGCACTTTCAATGATTTCGAGAAACTGGATGTGGAGTTCGAAAAAAGT TTGGAGATTTTGGCTGCCGTCTGTAGAAACAATACGCCGAAATTTCGTTTGTGTGGCTTGGTTGATTTGAATCACTTGGCGGGTCTAAAAGCTTTGCTGACCATGATTTTATATCTGATCTATTTAGTTCAATTCAGTTACAatgacttttga